Proteins encoded within one genomic window of Platichthys flesus chromosome 17, fPlaFle2.1, whole genome shotgun sequence:
- the LOC133972864 gene encoding growth factor receptor-bound protein 10-like isoform X2 produces MLPGKGRRGSAVSLFRSVCLSLPQSVSLLLLSFLCHFLPPPPSPLSCILLADLSLPLSLPLFLTSFPPSLPSPLSLALSHCVTGERLSVKMPSCSPDCCLFQAVEIVKVWSEDGAGKVVEIPVDMTARDVCQLLVYKSHCLDDNAWTLVEHHPILGLERCLEDHELVVQVQASMTSDSKFLFRKNYAKYEFFRNPLNFFPEQMVAWCQESDGTIPQSQLLQNFLNSSSCPEIQGYLHLKEPGRKSWKKLYMFLRRSGLYYSTKGTSKEPRHLQLLSDLEDSNIFTIITGRKLHNAPTDFQFCIKPSKGRSDCKELKMLCAEEEQSRTCWMTAFRLLKYGLVLYQSYNIPQQRKSNLLPFSAPVRSVSENSLVAMDFSGRTGRVIDNPVEAQSAALEEGQTWRKRSQRMNVLGSPSPLHPSSLSTVIHRTQVWFHGRIMREEAHRMIIHQGQVDGLFLLRDSQSNPKAFVLTLCHHQKIKHFQILPCEEDGQVFFSLDDSATKFTDLIHLVEFYQLNKGVLPCKLKHPCTTVAL; encoded by the exons ATGCTGCCCGGCAAAGGAAGAAGGGGCAGCGCTGTCTCTCTTTttcgctctgtctgtctctctctccctcaatctgtctctcttttgctcttgtccttcctctgtcacttcctccctcctcccccctctcccctctcttgcATTCTCCTTGCCGatctgtccctccctctctctctccctctcttcctgacttccttccctccctcccttccctcccctctctccctcgctctgtctcactgtgtcactgGAGAGCGTCTCAGTGTGAAAATGCCATCCTGCTCTCCAGACTGTTGCCTCTTTCAGGCTGTGGAG ATAGTGAAGGTGTGGAGCGAAGATGGTGCCGGAAAAGTCGTGGAGATCCCGGTGGACATGACGGCCAGAGACGTCTGCCAGCTCCTGGTTTACAAGAGCCACTGTCTGGACGACAACGCCTGGACGCTGGTGGAGCACCACCCCATCCTTGGCCTTG AAAGGTGTCTGGAAGACCATGAGCTGGTGGTTCAGGTTCAAGCCTCCATGACCAGCGACAGTAAATTCCTCTTCAGGAAAAACTATGCCAAATATGAATTCTTCAGGAACCCTCTG AACTTTTTTCCAGAGCAGATGGTGGCTTGGTGTCAGGAGTCCGATGGCACAATCCCTCAGTCACAGCTCTTACAG aaCTTTCTGAACTCCAGCAGCTGTCCAGAGATCCAGGGCTATCTGCACTTAAAGGAGCCTGGACGCAAGTCCTGGAAGAAGCTCTACATGTTCCTGCGACGCTCGGGTCTCTACTATTCTACTAAAGGAACATCCAAG GAGCCCCGacatctgcagctgctgtcagacctgGAAGACAGTAacatcttcaccatcatcacAGGCAGAAAGCTTCACAATGCCCCCACAGACTTCCAGTTCTGCatcaag ccCAGTAAAGGGAGGAGTGACTGTAAGGAGTTGAAGATGctgtgtgcagaggaggagcagagccggACCTGCTGGATGACGGCCTTCAGACTCCTCAAA TACGGGCTAGTTCTGTATCAGAGCTACAACATCCCCCAGCAGAGGAAGTCCAACCTACTGCCTTTCTCTGCGCCTGTG CGGAGCGTGTCTGAGAACTCCTTGGTCGCCATGGACTTCTCTGGACGGACCGGCCGCGTCATTGACAACCCTGTCGAGGCCCAGAGTGCCGCCCTGGAGGAGGGACAGACCTGGAGG AAACGGAGCCAGCGTATGAATGTCCTGGGAAGTCCCAGCCCCCTGCACCCTTCCTCCCTGAGCACAG tgaTCCACAGGACACAGGTATGGTTTCATGGTCGCATCATGAGAGAGGAGGCCCACAGAATGATCATACATCAAGGCCAAGTAGACGG gttgtTCCTGTTACGGGACAGTCAGAGTAATCCCAAAGCATTCGTGCTCACCTTGTGCCACCACCAGAAGATCAAGCACTTCCAGATCCTACCG